AAATAAGCTTACATTCGAAACCTAGTTTTTCGATCCTATTGGTGTTAAACATTTAGAATAAAATAGGCCTAAATAATGTGTTCAGTTTGTATTCTAACACAACTAAATACATAGCGATTCATCTGGCTGAGACAATCAACAGTATCACTAGTAATGATCAGTATGATAAAGGCAATAAATCATTCAggtttttagagaaaaaaaaatcaatctggCTAGTTGAAGCATGAGTAAAAATATATGTTCATTATGAACTTCAAAGTCACTGAAACTCAGAAGACAAAACTAAGTTCAGTAGGGTTTTTTTGgatatacatgaaaaataaataaataaataaataaataataataaaaatatataacattcaaaaattaatgaaaagctACAATTTCTGCAGATCAAGAACATTGAAAGTGTCTCCAGGTAAGTTCATACACATCTAAAATCCAAAGTGTCAGCATATGCAATGAattccctttttttaataaaaaaagaagaaaaaaattaaaaaaattgcagatTGTAAGGCACTCATTTTATATAAACTTGCAAGAAATGTTCACCCAAATAAGTTGccaacaaaagtaaaaacataagATATAGAAATGGAGACAATTTGTTTTGAATGCTTTCCCAAGAAAGAATCATCTCAGCCTCAAGAAACAATGGGTAGCAAGAGTACAGTACAGCTTCTTGAGCACcagagaataataataataataataataataataataataataaaaataaacagacAGTGGTTATTTTTCAAACTaagatttaatgaaaaaaaatggctAAAGCATAGGCAAGTGATCAACTGTTTCTAAACAAAGAATATGATTAACACACTAAATTAAAGATGCAagtgtatatgtatattcaaTCTTTGACTGCCTCATCCAAagtaaaataaatcaagatgtTGACAAAAGTAAATACTACAAAAGTTTGATGAACATTTGCAAAACAAAACAGATGTTGACAAAGTAGTAATTCCGAATACTTGGCTACTTTCAAACGACAATAAAACCTTGTCAACAAGAGTAGACTCATTGGCACTCTTATTTGTTATGAAGACAAAACTTGCATAGGAGAATGCTTCCTAAATGTACATTTGCAATAACTTAAAAACTTAAAAGAGTTCTCACAGCAAAAACAAGCAGACAATGCAACAAGAATAACAAGAAATGAACACTAACAAGTAAGTATAGGTCTAGCCTATGGGAGAAAATTCTTTTTAATCAGTTTTTACAGTCATTGGTGGGAATACTGTCAAAATATGcacataaaaaaacaatctCCTATGTGTTCAAAACTTCAAAGAAGGATAAAATATCCCCATCTTGTTTTTTCTACAACAAAAGGTTGGGGATCATGGGCATGATCACATAGGCAAAATGACATAACATAAGTTTTCATCTAATGAGATTTCGGGCATAAACAATATGTACTGATTATCGCTTCCTTAAGAATCAGATAGCAATTTACCTTGTTTCCTTTCCAGAATCCACTGTATCAATCTGAAACAACAGGCATGAACATATATAGATTAAATCATCAATAATccatagaattttttatttgctttgttAGGCACAAAATCATCATTCTACTCTACAAGAAAAGGAGTAACTATTGCATAAAAGGATATTTAACAACTCAGATGATAAAAAGGATGAAGCATCTTGAAGAGTAATATTTCCAAATGAACAACTACAAAGTGGCAGAACAGAGTATGGTAACTACCTACATTTGTTTTCAATGAGTGCACTAGTTAAGGTGTACCATCATCAAATGATTACTATAATTATGATATCCATTAAATCTACAATTTCAACGCTGGCTCTATTACACCTTTGGCAAGCGTTTCACTCCAACCAAGCCTGTCCTTTGAGAGCTGTACACACATCAATAAAAGCAAAATGCAATAGCATTCAATCATAGAAGGATGATGCATTTATCAGATAGCAGTAACATTGCACACAAAACTTTGCAACTTATCCAGAATAAATTAgaatttattacaaaaaaacCCCGAACTCTTCTGGAGTATTTAAAATCCATCCAAACCGTGGTTCTTCAGAAGTAATTATTAGGTTGCAAGCTGAATCCCTTCTTTTGTCCAAAGTTGCCAAACAACACGGTTGAAGCAAAGGAGAGAAATTTCTTATCGTTCTTTTTCCtgatacaaaaataaatcaaaggatCTCTTGCCAAAAACCTATCATTGCCGGTGAATCCAGACAACCAATATATTAAAAGGATCATTTATTTAAGCCATcaatcttaattaaaaaaaaaaacctcacaaTTGTGGACTCATATTCTTCCTTTCAGGAGCACCTGACATCCAAATTCATGGAATACACTGATTAGCAAACAAGCATGGAGTGGGGAACATTGAACACATTGTGAGAAATTCAATTCACAAGACTTTGATTCCATCAAAGACTACTATTGGAAAAATTGGAACAAAGTTGGGATGAGAGGGGGACTCTCATTTTGTGTAAACTATTGAGtcataattataattcaaactGATCACTACAACAAGCCCTGAAAGAACAGAAaacaaattcttttaaaaaaagccCATTGTAGGTGAATACACAAAAAACCAAACTACTTCCACAAACCAAGATAATTCAATCCCAGACATGGAATATCATACATCATGAGTTGGCAACCAGCAATTTCTGAAAGAGTGTAAGTGAGGAAATTTCACATTATATACGATGAAACCAACATGACAAAAATTTTGTCCACCAGTAATACTTGACCTCAAAATGTTTTGTCAGCATGACAGAAACTGGTGCAACAGAAACTGGTGCAAGAGAACTAGCAGAAGTGTACACGTATTTTTGAACCATTTTTAACACTTAGCCTGAAGGATTGGcttacaaaatttaatataaattcaacaaaacaaaggatgCTTACTAGGGCAATAGAAACTATCAATAACCACATGTAGTCAGTTGAGCAGAAAAGTTGAGGCATCAGACCAGCATTACTATCCTTCTTCAGAATAACATCCAATATGAAATGCAGTATTGAGCTCTGTATGATCTGTAGCTGATATTGTTGATTGAACTGAGTTAAAGTTGGCAGTAGCAATTTGCCGATAGGGACGGTACACAGGAGGCATGAGCAAAGCTAAGGACTTATCCATCATTAGAAGGCGCCCACATTTACTGCATCACACAGAGATTATGTTTTCCAATCTGTATAACCATCAGACAGGTACAAACATAGAATACTAGTCTTACCTGCAATTCTTGGAAAACAGTGTTTGATAATTGTAGATCCAATgctggaaaaagaaagaaaataattctCAATATAACTAGAAAAGACAAGGCCAAACAAGAAGGAATATATAAGAGAAGACAGAGTGATTGGAACAATGCTAGAATTGAATTTCCAGCAACAGAAACATATGCAAGAAGCTATAAGGTGGAGCAAGATTAGTACCAAAAGCAAAGGAAATGACGTATTAGTTTCCACACTATTAAAATGCTGCAACGCCTTATCAGCATATTcctgaaaaatgaaaatttactttttttcttaattagcCAAGCTTTTACTGTGCCTAAATAAGTGAAAGACAAGAAAAGTATCAGCAGCATCAATTACCGTAATATGCCTGAAAACATGATGAACAGAGGAACCTCTAGCGTGAACATAATCACCTCCCTAGGAAATCAAAGACAACaggaaagtaataaaataccaaaGCAAACTTATAGTATGCACTGCTGTAGGGCATGTATCAGTGCAATGGTCCACTATAGGCATTATAGGTCACTTGAAGGGAGAAAAGTCTTTATCAAAAATAACAGATCGTCAAAGCCAATTAGAGTGCTCCTGGACAGATGGACAAAGGAGATAACAAATAACATCAAAACTAACACGAAAGCAAAATATGGAGAGCTGAGGAATGAACAACTACAAAATTTTGTCCACAAGTAACCAAAGGGTACATTCACATATGACCTAACAAATACACCATTTAAGATGCAGACAGccactatattattattaacgaCAAAGTTATAGTGGGTCAGACGAACCAATAGCAGGAAATTAGATCAGTAGGAAGAATATAAGGAATGCATGCATACAGATATACACACTATTATAATGAGCTACAGTTGAACACAAAATAACAAGTAGATTGGGCAGAATCAGATGAGAATGAAGAATATGAggaatatatacatgcatagACACACAGCCATTAAGAAGACGAGAATTTGGAGAGGAACAATTCAATGAATGCAGTTCAAAAAGGAAACTAAATACACAATGCCTTTGTGGTCAAAATATCTTCAAAGCAATTTACCTCATCAGGAGAGAAGAATGCAACTGCATCAGGGTTTGTAGATCCAGCTGGATGCAATGACACAACTGCCCTAAAAACAGAAGGCACTAACATCTCAATGACAGCAATCTGATCTGCAGTTGCAGCAATTAGTGAACCTGATCTTAGTTTTGCATGATTAACAACATTCTGTTCCTTCGATGGGTCCAGTGAATTATCATTTGCAGAAGAAGACAATGAGGAAGCTCTTTTCAACCAATCAAGGCGCTGGTATGTGAAGATTCTCATGTTGGGTACTTCATGTTCCGCATTCATCAAGATATCAGACAACTTCTTTTCTTCACTATGTTCCTCTCTGTGAAACATGGACAATTGTCGAGAACCACAATGCTTCTTGGCAACTCCAACATCCCCATCACAAGCTTGCCCCAAGGGTTCCTCTTCAAGGTGAGGAAAAAACCGCCTCTTTTGATCAGTAAATGCCTTTAGAGCTAATCTATAACAACGAAACAATGTCATCAAGCACAAGCATTTGACCTCTTAACTATTCTTTCGGCTTTGCAATTATGTGGAGAACAGCAAAATTAATGGATAGGTCAGAGAATTAAAGCAGATACTCTAGTTCAACTATTATAGTCCAAATGAATCCAAGTTCATGAAGCAttgatcattttttaaaataaattagaggaAATGGTGCAGAACTCTTTGCTAACTCAATGAGGTAAAATAGCATTGCGATATTCATCAACTCCATGTATAAACAGATAACAATCAATACTTTTGAACAGAATAAAAAGTTCATAAAAATCATCAGTAAAGCAAACCTAGTCCTGTCCACAGCCGATGCGCCGGCTTGGCCTGCGAGCTGCCGTTTCCAAGCATAAGCAACAACAGCACCATCCGGGCAAACCAGAGGCATATGCAAACCCCATGAATTCCCCCGAGATTTCAAAGATCCATTCAAAACCCCAGATTCCTCCAATTGCTTCCCTAACCACAACAACAATCAAAAAGTTATCGCCAAATTTAcagaaaccctaaccctaataagATCAAGACCAAGAGAAACAGATTGACAAACCTAGGGCACGGAGTTCGTTAAAGTGATTGCGCATGGAGGTCTCCTCCTTGACAATGAGCTGCACCGCCTTGTTGCACTGGTGCCGGGGGGCATCGGCGGCAGCAAGAAAGAGGGCCTCGAGAAGATGGTCGGCGCCGAGCCGGACGTCTGCAATCAGCCGCGCGGCGCGCGACAGCCGGTCCATGGCCAGCGCCACCTGCTTGGGCGGCGCCTCCGCTGCTTCTTCCCCATCACCGCCGCTGGAATTCAGCCTTTGATCTTGCGacggcgccggcgccggcgccgaTGACTGCGGTTGCTGCATAACCGAGCTTCTCCGAGTTCTCTCTCAATCTACTCCAGTGACCAAAAACTCAATAAATGCGTAATTTCTTAACATATGTGGGCTAAATTGTAAATAGATcggttaaattaattattagtcCCCAAATTATTTTCTTCTGACTAATTAGTTCCTATACCCATTTATCCCtattttttgtcaatttttttaaaaaaaggtggataaacttTTGGTc
The DNA window shown above is from Dioscorea cayenensis subsp. rotundata cultivar TDr96_F1 chromosome 12, TDr96_F1_v2_PseudoChromosome.rev07_lg8_w22 25.fasta, whole genome shotgun sequence and carries:
- the LOC120273981 gene encoding mediator of RNA polymerase II transcription subunit 27, which codes for MQQPQSSAPAPAPSQDQRLNSSGGDGEEAAEAPPKQVALAMDRLSRAARLIADVRLGADHLLEALFLAAADAPRHQCNKAVQLIVKEETSMRNHFNELRALGKQLEESGVLNGSLKSRGNSWGLHMPLVCPDGAVVAYAWKRQLAGQAGASAVDRTRLALKAFTDQKRRFFPHLEEEPLGQACDGDVGVAKKHCGSRQLSMFHREEHSEEKKLSDILMNAEHEVPNMRIFTYQRLDWLKRASSLSSSANDNSLDPSKEQNVVNHAKLRSGSLIAATADQIAVIEMLVPSVFRAVVSLHPAGSTNPDAVAFFSPDEGGDYVHARGSSVHHVFRHITEYADKALQHFNSVETNTSFPLLLHWIYNYQTLFSKNCSKCGRLLMMDKSLALLMPPVYRPYRQIATANFNSVQSTISATDHTELNTAFHIGCYSEEG